A window of the Bacteroides thetaiotaomicron VPI-5482 genome harbors these coding sequences:
- a CDS encoding cofactor-independent phosphoglycerate mutase, whose protein sequence is MKHIIILGDGMADWPVKSLGDKTLLQYAKTPYMDKLARMGRNGRLITVAEGFHPGSEVANMSVLGYNLPKVYEGRGPLEAASIGVDLKPGEMAMRCNLICVEGEILKNHSSGHISTEEADVLIQYLQEKLGNDRVRFHTGVQYRHLLVIKGGNKELDCTPPHDVPLKPFRPLMVKPLVPEAQETADLINDLILKSQELLKNHPLNLKRMSEGKDPANSIWPWSPGYRPQMPAFSETFPQVKKGAVISAVDLINGIGYYAGLRRIAVEGATGLYNTNYENKVAAALEALKTDDFVYLHIEASDEAGHEGDIDLKLLTIENLDKRAVGPIYEAVKDWDEPVAIAVLPDHPTPCELRTHTSDPIPFLIWYPGIEPDEVQTYDEISACDGSYGVLKEDEFIKEFMNQKNIQ, encoded by the coding sequence ATGAAGCATATTATCATACTGGGAGATGGAATGGCCGACTGGCCAGTGAAGTCATTGGGGGACAAGACGCTCCTGCAATATGCGAAGACGCCTTATATGGATAAGTTAGCCCGCATGGGACGCAATGGACGTTTGATAACTGTTGCCGAAGGTTTCCATCCGGGTAGTGAGGTTGCCAACATGTCCGTGTTGGGATATAATCTTCCGAAAGTGTACGAAGGACGCGGGCCGCTCGAAGCAGCCAGTATCGGTGTAGACCTGAAACCGGGAGAAATGGCGATGCGTTGTAATCTGATTTGTGTGGAAGGAGAGATTCTGAAGAATCACTCTTCCGGACATATATCTACGGAAGAAGCGGATGTACTGATCCAGTATCTGCAAGAGAAGCTGGGGAATGACCGCGTACGCTTCCATACAGGAGTTCAGTATCGTCATCTGCTTGTTATCAAGGGGGGGAATAAAGAACTGGATTGCACCCCTCCGCACGATGTCCCGTTGAAACCTTTCCGCCCGTTAATGGTGAAACCCTTAGTGCCGGAAGCGCAGGAAACGGCGGACCTTATCAATGATCTTATTCTTAAATCACAGGAACTGCTGAAGAACCATCCGTTGAATCTGAAACGGATGTCGGAAGGCAAGGACCCTGCAAACAGCATCTGGCCCTGGAGTCCCGGCTATCGTCCGCAGATGCCTGCTTTCTCCGAAACCTTTCCGCAAGTAAAGAAAGGAGCAGTTATTTCGGCTGTCGACTTGATTAACGGAATCGGATATTATGCCGGCTTACGCCGTATTGCGGTAGAGGGAGCCACCGGACTGTATAATACAAATTATGAGAATAAAGTAGCTGCCGCTCTGGAAGCACTGAAGACGGACGATTTCGTTTATCTTCATATCGAGGCCAGTGATGAGGCGGGACACGAAGGAGATATCGACCTGAAACTCCTGACGATAGAGAACCTCGACAAACGTGCTGTAGGTCCTATCTACGAAGCAGTGAAGGACTGGGACGAGCCTGTGGCGATTGCCGTATTGCCCGACCATCCTACTCCCTGCGAACTTCGCACCCATACTTCCGACCCTATACCGTTCCTTATCTGGTATCCGGGCATCGAACCGGATGAAGTGCAGACGTATGACGAGATATCGGCTTGCGATGGCAGTTACGGTGTGCTGAAAGAAGATGAGTTTATAAAAGAATTTATGAATCAAAAGAATATCCAATGA
- the thrA gene encoding bifunctional aspartate kinase/homoserine dehydrogenase I, with translation MKVMKFGGTSVGSVNSILSVKRIVESAGEPVIVVVSALGGITDKLINTSKMAAAGDSAYEGEFREIVYRHVEMIKEVIPAGAGQVALQRQIGELLNELKDIFQGIYLIRDLSPKTSDTIVSYGERLSSIIVAELIDEAKWFDSRTFIKTEKKHNKHTIDADLTNQLVKEAFHSIPKVSLVPGFISSDKVSGDVTNLGRGGSDYTAAIIAAALDASSLEIWTDVDGFMTADPRVISTAYTISELSYVEATELCNFGAKVVYPPTIYPVCHKNIPIIIKNTFNPDGVGTVIKQETSNPQSKAIKGISSINDTSLITVQGLGMVGVIGVNYRIFKALAKNGISVFLVSQASSENSTSIGVRNADADLACEVLNEEFAKEIEMGEISPILAERNLATVAIVGENMKHTPGIAGKLFGTLGRNGINVIACAQGASETNISFVVDSKSLRKSLNVIHDSFFLSEYQVLNLFICGIGTVGGSLVEQIRCQQQKLMMENGLKLHVVGIIDAAKAMFSREGFDLANFREELQKKGKDSNLQTIRDEIVGMNIFNSVFVDCTASPDIASLYKDLLQHNVSVVAANKIAASSAYENYRELKTIARQRGVKYLFETNVGAGLPIINTINDLIHSGDKILKIEAVLSGTLNYIFNKISADIPFSRTIKMAQEERYSEPDPRIDLSGKDVIRKLVILAREAGYHIEQEDVEKNLFVPNDFFEGSLDDFWKRVPSLDADFEARRQVLEKEHKHWRFVAKLEDGKASVGLQEVGANHPFYGLEGSNNIILLTTERYKEYPMMIQGYGAGAGVTAAGVFADIMSIANV, from the coding sequence ATGAAAGTAATGAAATTCGGCGGAACGTCCGTAGGTTCCGTGAACAGCATTTTAAGTGTAAAGAGAATTGTAGAGTCGGCCGGCGAGCCGGTAATTGTAGTTGTTTCCGCGTTAGGGGGCATCACTGACAAATTGATTAATACATCGAAGATGGCGGCAGCCGGAGATTCGGCCTACGAAGGAGAGTTCCGCGAAATCGTCTATCGTCATGTGGAGATGATTAAAGAAGTGATACCTGCCGGAGCAGGGCAAGTGGCATTGCAACGTCAGATTGGCGAATTGCTGAATGAGTTGAAAGACATTTTCCAGGGTATCTATCTGATCAGAGACCTTTCCCCGAAAACATCGGATACCATTGTCAGCTATGGCGAACGTCTTTCGTCCATCATCGTTGCCGAACTGATCGATGAGGCAAAATGGTTTGATTCACGTACTTTTATCAAGACTGAAAAGAAGCATAATAAACATACGATTGATGCCGATCTGACTAATCAGTTGGTAAAAGAGGCTTTCCATTCCATTCCGAAAGTGTCGTTGGTTCCCGGATTTATTTCTTCGGATAAGGTGTCGGGAGACGTAACGAATCTCGGTCGTGGTGGTTCGGATTATACGGCTGCCATTATTGCCGCAGCGCTCGATGCCAGCAGTCTGGAGATATGGACCGATGTAGACGGCTTTATGACTGCCGATCCGCGTGTGATCTCAACAGCTTATACTATTTCCGAACTGAGCTATGTAGAAGCAACCGAACTCTGTAACTTCGGTGCGAAAGTTGTTTATCCGCCGACGATCTATCCGGTATGTCATAAGAATATTCCTATTATAATAAAGAATACGTTCAATCCTGACGGAGTGGGAACAGTTATCAAGCAAGAGACTTCCAATCCGCAGAGTAAGGCCATTAAAGGTATTTCCTCTATCAATGATACGAGTCTGATCACTGTTCAGGGGCTGGGTATGGTAGGTGTGATCGGTGTAAACTACCGTATCTTCAAGGCTTTGGCAAAGAATGGAATCAGTGTATTCCTTGTTTCGCAGGCTTCATCAGAGAACAGTACCTCTATCGGTGTTCGGAACGCTGATGCCGATCTGGCTTGTGAAGTGCTGAATGAAGAATTTGCGAAAGAGATCGAGATGGGAGAGATTTCTCCGATCCTTGCAGAGAGAAATCTGGCTACGGTGGCAATCGTTGGCGAGAATATGAAGCATACACCGGGTATAGCAGGGAAGCTCTTCGGTACACTGGGACGTAATGGTATCAATGTAATCGCTTGTGCGCAGGGAGCTTCGGAAACCAACATTTCTTTTGTTGTCGATTCCAAGTCATTGCGTAAATCTCTGAACGTTATCCATGACTCTTTCTTCCTGTCCGAATATCAGGTATTGAATCTCTTTATCTGTGGTATCGGTACGGTTGGCGGCAGTCTGGTAGAACAGATTCGTTGCCAGCAACAGAAACTGATGATGGAGAACGGATTGAAGTTGCACGTCGTAGGTATCATCGATGCTGCGAAAGCCATGTTCAGTCGTGAGGGATTTGACCTTGCCAATTTCCGTGAGGAGTTGCAGAAGAAAGGCAAGGATAGTAACTTGCAGACGATCCGTGACGAAATAGTCGGAATGAATATCTTCAACTCCGTATTCGTGGATTGTACGGCAAGCCCCGACATTGCATCACTTTACAAAGACCTTTTACAGCACAACGTTTCCGTAGTGGCAGCCAATAAGATCGCTGCGTCTTCGGCTTACGAGAACTATCGCGAACTGAAAACGATTGCCCGTCAACGGGGTGTGAAGTACTTGTTTGAAACAAACGTAGGTGCGGGACTGCCGATTATCAATACCATCAACGACCTGATTCACAGTGGTGATAAGATACTGAAGATTGAAGCTGTACTTTCGGGTACATTGAACTATATCTTTAATAAGATCAGCGCTGACATTCCTTTCAGCCGCACGATCAAGATGGCACAGGAAGAACGCTATTCCGAACCGGACCCGCGTATCGACCTGAGCGGAAAAGACGTGATCCGCAAACTGGTGATTCTGGCACGTGAAGCCGGATATCACATCGAGCAGGAAGACGTAGAAAAGAATCTCTTTGTCCCGAACGACTTCTTCGAAGGTTCGCTGGATGACTTCTGGAAACGAGTGCCGAGCCTCGACGCAGACTTCGAAGCCCGTCGTCAGGTATTGGAGAAAGAACATAAACATTGGCGCTTTGTTGCCAAACTGGAAGACGGAAAAGCCTCTGTCGGCCTGCAGGAAGTGGGTGCCAACCATCCGTTCTACGGACTGGAAGGCAGCAACAACATCATCTTGCTGACTACGGAACGCTATAAAGAATATCCGATGATGATTCAAGGATACGGTGCCGGTGCCGGAGTAACGGCTGCGGGAGTATTCGCTGATATCATGAGTATCGCAAACGTTTAA
- a CDS encoding asparaginase — MTPLNTSVLLIYTGGTIGMIENTATGALENFNFEQLQRHIPELQKFNFPIDTYQFDPPMDSSDMEPDMWRKLVHIIHENYDLYHGFVILHGTDTMAYTASALSFMLEGLDKPVILTGSQLPIGVLRTDGKENLMTSIEIAAAQDKDGKALVPEVCIFFENHLMRGNRTTKMNAENFNAFRSFNYPVLAEAGIHIKYNQAQIHVNKSKQELVPHYLLDTNIVVLKLFPGIQENVIATMLGTKGLKAVVLETYGSGNAPRKEWFIRRLCQASAQGIVIVNVTQCNAGMVEMERYETGYQLLQAGVVSGYDSTTESAVTKLMFLLGHGYTPDEVRDCMNRSIAGEITL, encoded by the coding sequence ATGACCCCGTTAAATACTTCCGTATTGTTAATATACACCGGTGGAACAATTGGAATGATTGAAAACACCGCAACAGGCGCATTGGAGAACTTCAACTTCGAGCAACTCCAAAGGCATATCCCCGAATTGCAAAAATTCAACTTCCCGATTGATACTTATCAGTTTGACCCTCCGATGGACTCTTCGGACATGGAACCCGATATGTGGAGAAAGCTGGTACACATTATTCATGAGAACTATGATCTCTATCATGGCTTCGTCATTTTGCACGGAACGGATACGATGGCTTATACAGCCTCCGCCCTGAGTTTTATGCTGGAAGGACTGGACAAACCTGTGATCCTTACGGGTTCCCAACTCCCGATAGGGGTGCTCCGCACGGACGGAAAGGAAAACCTGATGACAAGTATCGAAATTGCCGCCGCACAGGATAAGGACGGGAAAGCACTCGTTCCGGAAGTCTGTATCTTCTTTGAGAATCATCTGATGAGGGGAAACCGTACGACAAAGATGAACGCCGAAAACTTCAACGCATTCCGTTCATTCAATTATCCGGTATTGGCGGAAGCGGGTATTCACATTAAATATAATCAGGCACAGATTCATGTCAACAAAAGCAAGCAGGAGTTAGTGCCACATTATTTATTGGATACGAACATCGTGGTTCTCAAGTTATTCCCCGGCATTCAGGAGAATGTAATAGCTACGATGTTAGGGACCAAAGGATTAAAAGCGGTCGTACTCGAAACGTATGGTTCCGGCAATGCTCCCCGAAAGGAATGGTTTATCCGCAGGCTTTGTCAGGCCAGTGCGCAGGGGATTGTCATTGTCAATGTAACCCAATGCAATGCCGGAATGGTGGAGATGGAACGTTACGAAACAGGGTACCAGCTGCTACAGGCAGGAGTGGTCTCCGGATATGACAGTACGACAGAGTCGGCCGTGACTAAATTGATGTTCTTATTGGGACACGGATATACTCCGGATGAGGTTCGTGATTGTATGAATCGGTCGATAGCTGGTGAGATCACTTTATAA
- a CDS encoding ATP-binding protein, which yields MDTLIRRYKRLLTATSTTYIRSLMDTINWDNRLIAIRGARGVGKTTLMLQYLKLHYANDSQSALYTSLDSLYFTQHTLSELAEQFYLKGGKCLFLDEVHKYPSWSKEIKNIYDEFPELKIVFTGSSLLQLLNAEADLSRRCISYNMQGLSYREYLKLFHQIHIRPYTLEEILESSDGICNEVNSQCRPLAHFEDYLKHGYYPFYLEGNAEYYTRIENITNLILEIELPQQCGVDISNVRKLKSLLGILSSEVPFMVDITKLSALAELSRTTILAYLQYLDRAKLIHLLYSDNDSIKKLQKPDKIYMENTNLLYALTFKDVNKGTLREVFMVNQLSYLHRVEYCTRSADYTIDSKYTIEVGGKSKDGKQIAGSKKAFIAADDIEYSAGNKIPLWAFGFLY from the coding sequence ATGGATACACTAATCAGAAGATATAAAAGGTTACTAACAGCCACTTCCACTACTTATATCAGGAGCTTAATGGATACAATCAATTGGGATAACCGACTGATTGCCATCCGCGGAGCACGTGGAGTCGGAAAAACGACTTTAATGCTTCAGTACCTGAAACTTCATTATGCAAACGATAGTCAGAGCGCTTTATACACAAGCCTGGATAGTCTGTATTTCACTCAACATACGCTTAGCGAATTGGCTGAACAGTTTTATCTGAAAGGAGGAAAATGTCTCTTTCTGGATGAAGTACATAAATATCCATCCTGGAGCAAGGAGATTAAAAATATATATGACGAGTTTCCCGAACTGAAAATAGTATTCACAGGCTCCTCCTTACTTCAACTTCTGAATGCAGAAGCAGATTTGTCACGCCGATGCATATCATACAATATGCAAGGACTCTCTTACCGTGAATATCTAAAGCTATTTCATCAGATTCATATCCGTCCCTATACATTGGAAGAGATCTTGGAGAGCAGTGACGGAATTTGCAATGAGGTCAACTCTCAGTGCAGACCACTGGCTCATTTTGAGGATTATCTGAAACATGGGTATTATCCTTTTTATCTGGAAGGAAATGCAGAGTATTATACACGAATCGAGAATATAACGAATTTGATACTTGAGATTGAACTTCCCCAACAATGCGGAGTAGATATCAGTAATGTACGGAAATTGAAAAGCCTGTTAGGCATCCTTTCCTCCGAAGTTCCGTTTATGGTGGATATCACTAAGCTCTCTGCCCTGGCAGAACTCTCGCGTACCACCATTCTGGCCTATCTGCAATATTTGGACAGAGCCAAGTTAATTCATCTTCTTTATTCGGACAATGACTCTATCAAAAAGCTACAAAAACCGGATAAGATATACATGGAAAATACCAATTTACTTTATGCGCTGACTTTCAAGGATGTGAACAAAGGCACATTGAGAGAAGTATTTATGGTGAACCAACTTTCTTATCTGCATAGAGTAGAATACTGTACACGTAGTGCAGACTACACGATAGACAGCAAATACACGATAGAAGTTGGCGGAAAAAGTAAGGACGGAAAACAGATAGCTGGCAGCAAAAAGGCATTTATAGCCGCAGATGATATAGAATATTCAGCAGGAAACAAAATTCCGTTATGGGCATTCGGGTTCTTATATTAA
- the radA gene encoding DNA repair protein RadA, producing MAKEKTVYVCSNCGQESPKWVGKCPSCGEWNTYVEEIVRKETTNRRPVSGIETQKAKPVILSEIEADDEPRINMHDDELNRVLGGGLVPGSLVLIGGEPGIGKSTLVMQTVLRMPDKKILYVSGEESARQLKLRADRLSEVSSDCLIVCETSLEQIYVHIKNTSPDLVIIDSIQTISTENIESSPGSIAQVRECSASILRFAKETHTPVLLIGHINKEGSIAGPKVLEHIVDTVLQFEGDQHYMYRILRSIKNRFGSTAELGIYEMRQDGLRQVSNPSELLLSQDHEGMSGVAIASAIEGVRPFLIETQALVSSAVYGNPQRSATGFDIRRMNMLLAVLEKRVGFKLAQKDVFLNIAGGLKVNDPAIDLAVISAILSSNMDAAVEPEVCMAGEIGLSGEIRPVNRIEQRIGEAEKLGFKRFLLPKYNLQGIDTQKLKIELVPVRKVEEAFRALFG from the coding sequence ATGGCAAAAGAAAAAACCGTATATGTATGCAGTAACTGCGGACAGGAATCACCCAAATGGGTGGGTAAGTGTCCGTCGTGCGGAGAATGGAATACGTATGTAGAAGAAATCGTACGGAAAGAAACGACCAACCGCCGTCCGGTATCGGGCATCGAGACGCAGAAAGCGAAACCTGTTATCCTCAGCGAAATAGAAGCCGATGATGAGCCGCGCATCAATATGCACGACGACGAACTGAATCGTGTATTGGGCGGAGGACTTGTGCCCGGCTCTCTGGTTTTGATCGGCGGCGAACCGGGAATCGGAAAATCGACACTCGTCATGCAGACTGTCTTGCGTATGCCGGACAAGAAGATTCTCTATGTATCCGGTGAAGAGAGCGCACGACAGCTGAAACTACGCGCCGACCGCCTTTCGGAAGTCTCCAGCGACTGTCTGATCGTTTGTGAGACTTCACTTGAACAGATTTACGTGCATATCAAGAACACCAGTCCCGACCTGGTCATTATCGACTCCATACAGACTATTTCCACAGAAAATATAGAATCATCTCCCGGAAGCATTGCCCAGGTAAGGGAATGTTCGGCATCGATTCTCCGTTTTGCCAAGGAAACGCATACGCCGGTCCTGCTAATCGGACATATAAATAAAGAAGGCAGTATTGCAGGCCCAAAGGTACTGGAGCATATTGTAGATACAGTTCTCCAGTTTGAAGGAGACCAGCATTATATGTACCGTATTCTGCGAAGCATCAAGAACCGATTCGGAAGTACTGCCGAACTAGGTATTTACGAAATGCGTCAGGACGGATTACGTCAGGTCAGCAATCCTTCGGAGTTGCTGTTAAGTCAGGATCATGAAGGGATGAGCGGAGTAGCGATTGCTTCTGCTATCGAGGGAGTACGCCCGTTCCTGATTGAGACACAGGCTTTGGTAAGTTCTGCCGTCTATGGAAATCCTCAACGGTCGGCAACCGGCTTTGATATACGGAGAATGAATATGCTTCTGGCTGTCCTCGAAAAGCGCGTAGGCTTCAAGCTTGCGCAGAAAGATGTGTTTCTGAATATTGCCGGAGGATTGAAGGTGAATGATCCGGCTATTGACCTGGCAGTGATCAGTGCCATCCTTTCTTCCAATATGGATGCGGCTGTCGAACCGGAAGTCTGTATGGCAGGAGAAATCGGTCTGTCGGGAGAGATACGCCCCGTGAATCGAATAGAGCAGCGAATCGGAGAAGCGGAAAAGTTAGGATTCAAACGGTTCCTGCTTCCTAAGTATAATCTGCAAGGGATTGACACCCAAAAACTAAAAATAGAATTAGTACCTGTAAGAAAGGTAGAAGAGGCATTCAGAGCACTCTTCGGATAA
- a CDS encoding NAD(P)/FAD-dependent oxidoreductase, which translates to MTQEYQLRILPEIAANEQRLKEYISKEKGINLRNITATRILKRSIDARQRTIFVNLKVRAYINEMPKEDEFERTIYNNVEGKPQVIVVGAGPGGLFAALRLIELGLRPIIVERGKDVRERKKDLAQISREHTVDPESNYSFGEGGAGAYSDGKLYTRSKKRGNIDKILNVFCQHGASAAILADAHPHIGTDKLPRVIENMRNTIIECGGEVHFQTRMDALIIENNEIKGIETNTGKTFLGPVILATGHSARDVYRWLAANGVTIEAKGIAVGVRLEHPAMLIDQIQYHNKNGRGKYLPAAEYSFVTQAEGRGVYSFCMCPGGFIVPAASGPEQVVVNGMSPSNRGSRWSNSGMVVEIQPEDFISGELKMESGELAAQQNAQLLAINPLLSNSQLSTLKTQLTPLHFQEELERQCWLQGGRRQTAPAQRMLDFTRKKLSFDLPESSYSPGLISSPLHFWMPDFISKRLSLGFQQFGRTSHGFLTNEAVMIGVETRTSSPVRIVRDKETLQHVTVRGLFPCGEGAGYAGGIVSAGVDGERCAEAVANYINH; encoded by the coding sequence ATGACACAAGAATACCAACTCCGCATCCTTCCCGAAATCGCAGCAAACGAACAGCGACTGAAAGAATATATATCTAAAGAAAAAGGCATTAACCTGCGTAATATCACTGCTACCCGAATACTGAAACGGAGCATCGATGCACGTCAACGGACTATCTTTGTCAACCTGAAAGTACGGGCATACATTAATGAGATGCCCAAGGAGGATGAATTCGAACGCACTATATATAATAATGTGGAAGGCAAGCCACAGGTTATCGTAGTCGGTGCCGGTCCCGGCGGACTGTTTGCCGCCTTACGCCTCATCGAACTCGGACTACGTCCGATTATCGTAGAAAGAGGAAAAGATGTGCGCGAACGGAAAAAAGATCTGGCACAAATCAGCAGAGAACATACCGTAGATCCGGAATCGAACTATAGTTTTGGCGAAGGAGGCGCAGGAGCCTATTCGGATGGAAAACTTTACACCCGTAGCAAGAAAAGAGGAAATATAGACAAGATACTGAATGTATTCTGTCAGCACGGAGCTTCTGCGGCTATACTGGCCGATGCCCATCCTCACATTGGGACAGACAAACTCCCGCGTGTCATTGAGAATATGCGGAATACGATTATCGAGTGTGGTGGAGAGGTGCATTTTCAGACCAGAATGGATGCACTGATTATTGAGAACAACGAAATCAAAGGTATTGAAACCAACACAGGAAAGACTTTTCTCGGTCCTGTGATACTGGCAACCGGACATTCCGCAAGGGATGTATATCGCTGGCTGGCTGCAAACGGTGTTACGATAGAAGCCAAAGGAATCGCTGTCGGTGTCCGGCTGGAACATCCGGCTATGCTGATCGACCAGATACAATACCACAATAAGAACGGGCGGGGGAAATACCTTCCTGCTGCCGAATACAGCTTCGTGACACAAGCTGAAGGCAGAGGAGTTTATAGCTTCTGTATGTGTCCCGGCGGTTTCATTGTTCCTGCCGCCAGCGGACCGGAACAAGTTGTAGTAAACGGAATGTCTCCTTCTAACCGCGGATCGCGTTGGAGTAACTCAGGAATGGTGGTAGAGATTCAACCGGAAGATTTTATAAGTGGAGAGTTGAAAATGGAGAGTGGAGAGTTGGCTGCGCAACAAAATGCGCAGTTATTAGCCATTAATCCATTGCTGAGCAATTCTCAGCTCTCAACTCTCAAGACTCAACTTACTCCCCTTCACTTTCAGGAGGAGTTGGAACGTCAATGCTGGTTGCAGGGTGGCAGGCGCCAAACGGCACCGGCGCAACGTATGCTGGACTTTACTCGCAAGAAATTAAGTTTTGATTTACCGGAATCTTCCTACAGTCCGGGGCTGATTTCTTCTCCGCTTCATTTTTGGATGCCGGATTTTATCAGCAAAAGATTATCTCTCGGTTTTCAGCAGTTTGGGCGTACCAGTCACGGTTTCCTTACGAATGAAGCGGTGATGATTGGTGTGGAAACCCGCACTTCTTCGCCAGTCCGCATCGTACGGGATAAGGAGACGTTACAGCACGTCACTGTTCGCGGACTGTTTCCCTGCGGAGAAGGTGCAGGGTATGCAGGTGGAATTGTTTCGGCAGGAGTCGATGGAGAACGGTGTGCGGAAGCGGTAGCTAATTATATCAATCATTAA
- a CDS encoding response regulator transcription factor — MNYKPEIAIIESNTLTCLGLKSILEEIIPMATIRTFHSFSELMDDTPDMYAHYFISAQIYVEHNAFFLPRKRKTIVLASDSPQFQLSGVPVLNIYEPEEKLVKSLLKLHQHAHHNGYPVKDMPPIAMPEVHQEILSAREIEVLVLITKGLINKEIADKLNISLTTVITHRKNITEKLGIKSVSGLTIYAVMNGYIEADRI; from the coding sequence ATGAACTACAAACCTGAAATAGCCATTATCGAGTCCAATACCCTCACTTGTCTCGGACTGAAAAGTATATTGGAAGAAATTATTCCAATGGCAACTATCCGTACTTTCCATAGTTTCAGTGAACTAATGGATGATACCCCGGACATGTATGCCCATTACTTCATCTCGGCGCAAATCTATGTTGAACACAATGCCTTCTTCCTCCCCCGAAAGCGGAAAACAATTGTGCTGGCCAGTGACAGCCCGCAATTCCAACTGTCGGGTGTGCCTGTACTCAATATCTACGAACCCGAAGAGAAACTGGTGAAAAGTCTTTTGAAGCTTCATCAACATGCACACCACAACGGCTATCCTGTAAAAGATATGCCCCCGATTGCCATGCCGGAGGTACATCAGGAAATCTTATCTGCCCGTGAGATAGAAGTACTGGTTCTGATTACCAAAGGATTAATCAACAAAGAAATTGCCGACAAACTGAATATCAGTCTGACTACCGTCATCACCCACAGGAAAAACATCACGGAAAAACTTGGAATCAAGTCTGTATCAGGATTAACCATCTATGCCGTAATGAACGGATACATAGAGGCGGACCGAATCTGA